One Pelagicoccus enzymogenes DNA segment encodes these proteins:
- a CDS encoding RpiB/LacA/LacB family sugar-phosphate isomerase: protein MKIALINENSQAGKNCVVETALKKVVEPMGHEVFNYGMYTAEDSEQLTYVQNGILAAVLLNSGAADFVVTGCGTGEGALVALNAFPGVICGHAQDPVDAFLFSQINAGNALSMPFAKGFGWAGELNIEYIFEKLFGQEMGIGYPKERAAIMAKNRGILNDVKAITHTDLVTILQKLDQDLVKGALGGAKFKEYFYANATNDEIKEAVKAIIGE from the coding sequence ATGAAAATTGCACTAATTAACGAAAACAGCCAAGCGGGCAAAAACTGCGTTGTTGAAACGGCGCTCAAGAAGGTCGTGGAGCCGATGGGACACGAGGTTTTCAACTACGGGATGTATACCGCGGAAGATAGCGAGCAGCTGACCTACGTTCAGAACGGCATTCTGGCAGCTGTGTTGCTGAACTCGGGAGCGGCCGATTTCGTGGTTACCGGCTGCGGTACGGGCGAGGGTGCCCTCGTTGCCCTGAACGCTTTCCCAGGGGTGATTTGCGGTCATGCTCAGGACCCTGTTGACGCATTCTTGTTTTCGCAGATCAATGCGGGTAACGCTCTCTCGATGCCGTTCGCCAAAGGCTTTGGTTGGGCGGGCGAGCTCAACATCGAATACATCTTCGAAAAGCTCTTCGGTCAGGAAATGGGTATCGGTTACCCGAAGGAGCGGGCGGCGATCATGGCCAAGAATCGCGGTATCCTCAACGATGTGAAAGCGATCACCCATACGGATTTGGTGACGATCCTGCAAAAGCTCGACCAGGACCTCGTGAAAGGCGCCCTTGGGGGAGCGAAGTTCAAGGAGTACTTCTATGCCAACGCTACCAACGATGAGATCAAGGAGGCCGTCAAGGCCATCATCGGCGAGTAG
- a CDS encoding heparin lyase I family protein, with protein MYPNFVTPNQRFRDMIGYKNAAGLPLVLVLAACSPKADSEILVETSYELGRYSAVGHSVERKNSVIYESFEGGGWNAQNTTLSISEHKPGLDESLPQNFLFPQLQGPHSFAAEKSIVRFGEYAAKLHWKSGNPSQWNGDPLKLDNTDRKAMFHGHKASSSKATVWYGFSVYFPSEGTRITGDQSALFFQIHGSRDKNGEPNRIPPLSINLVADGFKFGYSWDSAASSTSTIGEGDVDYVVPTNVSDYQDRWLDVVIKVNTNPLEEKGSFKIWFDGELITSRENIRFGYNDQQGIYPSFGWYITGQSAYRDGDMILYLDEVRMVEGEDVGYFDVAPGFFSR; from the coding sequence TTGTATCCAAATTTTGTTACCCCTAACCAGAGATTCCGCGATATGATAGGTTATAAAAACGCAGCTGGGCTTCCGCTCGTTTTAGTGCTGGCCGCATGCAGCCCAAAGGCGGACAGCGAAATCCTCGTCGAGACGTCCTATGAACTGGGCCGCTATTCGGCAGTGGGTCATTCCGTCGAGCGGAAAAATTCAGTGATCTATGAATCCTTTGAAGGTGGTGGCTGGAACGCTCAGAACACCACTTTGAGCATAAGCGAACACAAACCAGGGCTCGACGAATCCTTGCCGCAGAATTTTCTGTTCCCCCAGTTGCAGGGGCCTCATTCGTTTGCGGCCGAGAAGTCGATAGTGCGTTTCGGCGAGTACGCCGCTAAGCTGCATTGGAAGAGCGGCAATCCGAGCCAATGGAATGGCGATCCGCTAAAGCTGGATAATACGGACCGCAAAGCGATGTTCCACGGCCATAAAGCGAGCAGTAGTAAAGCTACCGTTTGGTATGGATTTAGCGTCTACTTTCCAAGCGAGGGAACGCGTATAACTGGAGACCAATCTGCCCTGTTTTTCCAAATACATGGCTCGCGAGATAAAAACGGGGAGCCCAACCGGATACCGCCGCTCTCCATCAACCTTGTTGCGGATGGATTCAAGTTTGGCTATTCCTGGGACAGTGCAGCGTCGAGCACCAGCACAATTGGGGAGGGAGATGTGGATTATGTCGTTCCTACCAACGTGTCGGACTATCAGGACCGTTGGCTCGATGTAGTCATCAAGGTCAATACCAACCCATTGGAAGAGAAAGGCTCTTTTAAAATATGGTTCGATGGAGAACTCATCACCAGTCGCGAGAACATTCGATTTGGATACAACGACCAGCAGGGGATTTATCCTTCGTTTGGTTGGTACATTACCGGCCAGAGCGCGTATCGAGACGGAGACATGATCCTTTACCTCGATGAGGTGAGAATGGTTGAAGGCGAGGATGTTGGCTACTTCGACGTGGCACCGGGATTTTTCTCCCGGTAA
- a CDS encoding TonB-dependent receptor plug domain-containing protein, protein MPPLTSETLGQQNQKRPFLRKAFAALSAAGIFATASGQDSDANEDENVFELSPFTVEASSNEGYRASSTLAGTRLNTKLKDVASSISVVTKDFLDDTQSTDLKQLLVHTASTEVAGPMGNFSDDAGRNNEREFTERPIEINATTRVRGLAGATITRDYFESLIPMDSYNTDSVTVNRGANSILFGVGSPAGIINTGLISPIFEDRDSVSLSYGSYGSLRSSLDVSRLINEKLAVRFAALYEDTKYQQKPAFERDERIFATLAYRPTEDLTFKLNVESGEIDANQPRQFAPVDSLTMWWDPLAHPEGLVKPVHDAIATPALSPYGAYFGPLGPIVGSPVVWSVAGSGEVDASRNPSNAEAFLIFRHPNFTPSDSSDRELRAFATLRGTGQNQRYYNNGQNEAIANQFANRAVTDESILDFRNNLLDGDNKGSSMDFDSISLTAEQLFLDKQAGIEFAFDSQSVDLASHSLFGGARSYNLQIDVNTVLPDGNPNPNFGRPMISWAGGDWDEATTESDTYRATGFFNLKATDKFEGLLGKIIGDHTVTALFEKREEKNESLGGLQYAWGDDYVEFNRKPDGGLTLGGIGNVGNRTFRSLGGIVYLGDSLKDAASPSNADLIERLPLLNVGNSRSMRTYSYNDDAWVTREFGVIQNPITNAGLNRLERTSKAIIFNSRFLDDHLVATYGWRDDEVKSFALDGVPRGADGAVLLDDPSFVASPSGDPYQDTTFSWGVVAHMPQSIVENLGPINRLSLHYAEAENRVASNRVRHDFFDRALSAPLGETKEYGVSVALFDDNISIRANVYETVQSLRSDSSLNGLTGIIGQEVRFINQIEEVIAVNPGNQADIELLRNYPDFPQVIKDGWNITTDTNGLLQFDAPDNLSVTSDGVSKGFELEMVGNLTSNWTISMNAAKQEVTRNNSAPAVTEYLYGEFNRAAVWEESAFGRFKFNPSNETTIEDQMDTYISSLQLAQLQDGSTSIDQVREWRFNVFTNYRFADDSSLKGWTVGGGARWQDDVAIGFPQIFDTELGEYRPDVTSPYFGPDQLKIDAFVRYKRKLFEDRVDWTLQLNINNALNEDDLVPVVANPDGSFPVYSIPAERTFTLRSTFEF, encoded by the coding sequence ATGCCCCCATTAACAAGTGAGACCTTAGGTCAACAAAACCAGAAACGGCCGTTCTTGCGCAAAGCGTTCGCCGCCCTTTCCGCTGCTGGCATCTTTGCCACCGCATCCGGACAAGACAGCGATGCGAACGAGGATGAGAACGTATTCGAACTCTCGCCTTTTACAGTCGAGGCTTCGAGCAACGAAGGCTATCGAGCCTCCTCCACGCTCGCTGGCACTCGACTGAACACGAAGCTCAAAGATGTCGCCTCGTCGATCAGCGTCGTAACAAAGGACTTCCTCGATGACACGCAATCCACCGATCTAAAGCAGTTGCTCGTACACACAGCGAGCACCGAAGTCGCCGGACCGATGGGTAACTTCTCCGACGACGCCGGTCGAAACAACGAACGCGAATTCACTGAGCGCCCCATCGAGATCAACGCGACCACGCGCGTGAGAGGCTTAGCCGGAGCAACCATAACCCGTGATTACTTCGAGAGCCTTATTCCCATGGACAGCTACAATACGGACAGCGTCACCGTAAACCGAGGAGCGAATTCGATCCTCTTCGGAGTCGGAAGTCCCGCAGGCATTATCAATACTGGTTTAATCAGCCCCATTTTCGAAGACCGCGATAGCGTGAGCCTTAGCTATGGCTCATACGGTTCGCTGCGCAGCAGCCTCGATGTAAGCCGGCTCATCAACGAAAAGCTCGCCGTCCGGTTCGCTGCCCTGTATGAGGATACCAAATACCAGCAAAAACCGGCCTTCGAGCGTGATGAACGCATCTTCGCGACCCTAGCCTACCGCCCCACCGAAGATCTGACGTTCAAGCTGAACGTAGAAAGCGGGGAGATCGATGCCAACCAGCCTCGCCAATTCGCTCCGGTTGACAGCTTGACCATGTGGTGGGATCCCTTGGCCCACCCTGAGGGCTTAGTGAAGCCCGTTCACGACGCGATTGCGACTCCAGCGCTCAGTCCCTACGGTGCCTATTTCGGCCCATTGGGTCCGATCGTAGGCTCACCGGTCGTTTGGTCGGTTGCTGGTTCCGGCGAGGTGGACGCCAGTCGCAACCCTAGCAATGCGGAGGCCTTCTTGATATTCAGGCATCCAAATTTCACACCGAGCGATTCGAGCGATAGAGAGCTCAGAGCGTTCGCAACGCTTCGAGGCACTGGACAGAATCAACGCTACTACAACAACGGACAAAACGAAGCGATCGCCAATCAGTTCGCAAATCGTGCCGTAACCGACGAATCTATCCTGGACTTCCGGAACAATCTGCTAGATGGAGACAACAAGGGGTCGAGCATGGACTTCGATTCCATCAGCTTGACCGCGGAACAACTCTTCTTGGACAAGCAAGCGGGTATCGAATTCGCTTTCGACTCGCAGTCGGTGGACCTGGCGAGCCACTCCCTCTTCGGAGGAGCGCGCTCCTACAATTTGCAGATCGACGTGAATACGGTACTCCCCGATGGGAACCCAAACCCCAACTTTGGTCGCCCCATGATCTCCTGGGCCGGCGGAGACTGGGATGAAGCGACCACTGAAAGCGATACTTACCGAGCGACCGGCTTCTTTAACCTGAAGGCCACTGATAAGTTCGAAGGGCTTCTCGGAAAAATCATTGGCGACCACACCGTTACAGCACTCTTCGAGAAACGGGAGGAAAAGAATGAGTCGCTAGGAGGTCTGCAGTACGCATGGGGCGATGACTACGTTGAGTTCAATCGCAAACCCGATGGTGGGCTTACCCTGGGCGGGATTGGCAATGTTGGAAATAGAACCTTCCGCTCCCTCGGGGGAATCGTTTACCTCGGAGACTCGCTGAAGGACGCTGCTAGTCCCTCGAACGCCGACTTAATCGAGCGCTTGCCTTTACTAAACGTTGGTAATTCCCGCAGCATGCGAACTTACAGCTACAACGACGATGCTTGGGTAACGAGGGAATTTGGCGTTATCCAAAATCCAATTACAAACGCAGGCCTGAACCGTTTGGAACGGACATCGAAAGCCATCATCTTCAACAGCCGTTTCCTCGATGACCACTTGGTTGCCACCTACGGCTGGAGAGACGATGAAGTAAAATCATTCGCTTTGGACGGAGTGCCCCGTGGAGCCGATGGAGCGGTATTGCTGGACGATCCATCCTTTGTAGCAAGCCCAAGCGGAGACCCCTATCAGGACACGACTTTCTCTTGGGGAGTCGTAGCCCACATGCCGCAGTCTATCGTGGAAAATCTCGGCCCGATCAATCGACTCAGTCTTCACTACGCGGAAGCGGAAAACCGAGTCGCAAGCAATCGAGTCAGACACGATTTCTTCGACAGAGCTCTCAGCGCGCCGCTCGGCGAAACTAAAGAGTACGGGGTCTCAGTCGCTCTATTCGATGACAACATCTCGATCCGGGCGAACGTCTATGAAACCGTACAGTCGCTTAGAAGCGATAGCTCTCTTAATGGTTTGACTGGCATCATCGGTCAGGAAGTCCGCTTCATCAACCAAATCGAAGAGGTGATCGCGGTGAATCCAGGAAACCAAGCCGATATCGAGTTGCTGCGCAATTACCCGGATTTTCCTCAAGTCATCAAAGACGGATGGAACATCACTACGGACACCAACGGATTGCTACAATTTGATGCTCCAGACAATCTGTCGGTTACCAGCGACGGTGTATCTAAAGGCTTCGAGCTCGAGATGGTTGGCAACCTTACATCTAACTGGACGATCTCCATGAATGCTGCCAAACAGGAGGTAACACGCAATAACAGCGCCCCCGCAGTTACGGAATACCTCTACGGCGAGTTCAACCGGGCGGCAGTCTGGGAAGAGAGCGCGTTTGGAAGGTTCAAGTTCAATCCGTCAAACGAAACTACGATTGAAGATCAAATGGACACCTACATCTCGAGCTTGCAATTGGCCCAGCTTCAAGACGGTTCCACTTCGATCGACCAAGTACGCGAGTGGAGGTTTAATGTCTTCACCAACTACAGGTTCGCTGACGATAGCTCGCTCAAGGGGTGGACCGTCGGCGGCGGAGCACGTTGGCAAGATGATGTCGCCATCGGATTTCCGCAGATCTTCGATACGGAGCTCGGCGAATACAGGCCCGACGTGACGAGCCCCTACTTCGGACCGGATCAGCTGAAGATCGACGCCTTCGTCCGCTACAAACGCAAGCTCTTCGAAGATCGCGTCGATTGGACCCTCCAGTTGAACATCAACAACGCGCTCAACGAGGACGACCTGGTACCTGTAGTCGCAAACCCGGACGGCAGCTTCCCAGTGTACAGTATCCCTGCGGAAAGAACCTTCACGCTTCGCTCAACATTCGAGTTTTAG
- a CDS encoding FecR family protein: protein MKEQRQSEETIAEQAAEWAWRIDDGLSPQQEEEFMDWLESHEAAPDLLAQSQKTWKRFEILDPKHFDLAEPGNTKQGDGNSSAFSLKRWALFASAAAAFAILGILGLFLTQLESEIAAQAQTFRYAEDDFYELEDGSTIDLNEGAEVVCKYSEDRREFWIKSGEAYFSVAKDPSRPFDVYAGETKLRAIGTQFNVKFEGPSVEILVTEGIVALSLLKDASFSNRSPLSDTKPTPKNLIQNQKAVVHRSDNVNNGYVIKEVGQKEISEILLWKPVTFTFDSTPLSEVVKSFNRHNEDQLIIVDSQIESLKIVATFRSNKLEGFINLLQATSNIAAEREGNKILLSSRND from the coding sequence ATGAAAGAGCAAAGACAAAGTGAAGAGACGATCGCTGAACAAGCGGCTGAGTGGGCTTGGAGGATCGATGACGGCTTGAGCCCGCAGCAGGAAGAGGAGTTCATGGACTGGCTGGAATCCCACGAAGCAGCGCCTGACCTGCTCGCTCAAAGCCAGAAAACGTGGAAACGCTTCGAAATTCTCGACCCGAAACACTTCGATCTCGCAGAACCGGGAAACACGAAACAGGGCGACGGCAACTCCTCCGCCTTTTCCCTCAAGCGTTGGGCGCTGTTCGCCAGCGCTGCGGCCGCATTCGCTATTCTCGGAATCCTCGGGTTGTTCCTAACTCAACTCGAATCTGAAATCGCTGCGCAAGCGCAAACCTTCCGCTACGCTGAGGATGACTTTTACGAGCTCGAGGATGGTTCGACAATAGACCTCAACGAAGGAGCCGAAGTCGTATGCAAATACTCCGAGGATCGTCGCGAATTCTGGATAAAATCAGGCGAGGCCTATTTTTCGGTCGCCAAAGACCCAAGCCGCCCCTTCGACGTCTACGCTGGCGAGACAAAGTTGCGAGCAATCGGGACTCAGTTTAACGTCAAGTTCGAAGGTCCTTCCGTCGAAATCCTTGTTACTGAGGGGATCGTTGCCCTGTCACTACTTAAAGATGCTTCTTTTTCGAATCGTAGTCCCTTGTCCGATACAAAACCGACTCCCAAAAATCTAATCCAAAATCAGAAAGCTGTCGTGCATCGAAGCGATAACGTCAATAATGGATACGTGATCAAAGAGGTAGGACAAAAAGAGATATCTGAAATACTCCTTTGGAAACCAGTAACCTTTACCTTCGATTCGACCCCGCTCTCGGAGGTCGTGAAATCCTTCAATCGTCACAACGAAGATCAGCTCATCATCGTCGATAGCCAAATCGAATCTCTGAAGATCGTAGCCACGTTCAGATCCAACAAGCTGGAAGGATTTATAAACCTGCTGCAAGCTACCTCAAACATCGCGGCAGAACGCGAAGGAAACAAGATTCTCCTTTCGAGCAGAAACGACTGA